The DNA segment GTAGGGGCCCGGCGGGTTGTCGCGGCCCGGCAGGTAGATCGGCGTGAAGCTCATCTGATCGCAGGTTTGCTCGATGGCCGCGATCTCCTGTTCGCTGAATTGCCCGCGCTTGATTAATACCGACGAGGTGCCGTGCGGCCCGTCGGCCACGTTGGCGTTGTTGACCACCGCGATGCTGCGCTCGAAGTCGTCCAGGCCCAGCCGCTGGAACATCGTGCGCGCTAGGCAGACCACGCGCAGAGTCTGGCGCGGTGGCTCCCAGGTAAAGCGCGAGATCGAGTAGATCCCGCCGGGCTTGAGCCGCTGGTATACGTCCTGGAACGCCTCCACGGTGTACAGATTGTTCTCCGAGAGCACGAAGGCGCCGGCGGCCGTGGCGGCCCAGGTGTCGACCAGCGACATCTGTACGATGTCGTAGCTCGCGCCGCTCTTCTGCAGGAAGCTGCGCCCCTCGTCGATCACAACCCGCACGCCCGGATAGCGCTCGGAGAACAACGCGCCGGAATAGTCGGGGTAGACCTGCAACGAGATTTTGGCGAACAGCGGATTGATCTCCACGCCGGTGACCGAGCGTTGGTCGAAGTACATTGCCGAGAGCAGATCGCGTCCGCCGCCGACCCCGATCACCAGCACGTCGGCATCGTGCTTGACGTGGTGCACAAGGTTGGTCACGTCCCAGGCCAGGTACTGATGCTCGCTCAGGTCGCCGTTAAAACGCGTAATCGGCGTGGCGGCCGACGAGTCGATCCGCGCCAGCTTGCGCCCGGACTCGAGATACGGGCAGTTCGCGGACATGCCCCAGCCAAAGGGCGGCAGCGGCGTGTCCGGTTCGCCGACCTGATCGACCACCACCCGCGAAAACGAGTTCCAACCGCTGTACTCGGGCGCTGGCCGCACCTCGCCCTTAATGAAGTCGGGCTCGAGCAGGCCGTATCGTCCGTTGAGCAGCAGCAGCAGCGCCAGCGCGCACGCACTGAACCACAGCGGCGCACGGCGCGATCCCGCGGGCCGAAACGCCGCGGCCGCGGCCAGGGCGATCAGCCCGGCGCAGACGATCACCTGGTGCGCGGGCATCAGGTGCATCAGCACGACCACGGCCAGGCAGGCCAGTCCGGCGCCGAGCAGGTCGCTGAAATAGATCGTGCCCACCTGTCGCGGATAGCGCGCAAGGGCCAGGGAGATCGTGAATCCCGAGACAACGAACGGCACGGCCAGCCCGGCGTAGACCAGGAAGACGTTGATCATTCCCGGGAAGCTCTTGCGAAAGACGAACGGTACGCCCAAATGCCACAGGTAGGCCCCGGGCACGCACCAGGCCAGCAGCAGCGCGCCCAGCGCCAGATAGCGCCTAGTGCGCGCCGGGTCGATGCGGTCGGACAGCGCGTAGTTCAGCGCGCCGCCCGCGGCCAATCCGAACATCGCCAGCGACACGGCGACGAACGCGAAGTGGTACCACATCGTCACCGAGAACACGCGGGTCAGCGCGACCTCGAGCATCAGCGTGGCCATCGCCACCAGGAAGACGCCGAGGCAGACGTGTCCGATCGGTTGTTGCTGTTGGTTCCCGGCGCTCATCGCACCGAACTTACCATTGACCATCGTTGGCGAACAGCTTGACCACTCGCTCCAGGTTCGGTTCAAAGGTGTAGAGGTAGATCAGGTCGTCGCGGCCGTCGCCGTTGAAGTCGCGGATCAGCACGCGCACCGAGGGCTCGACCTCGATCGTCAGGTCGGGGTCGTCGAACAGCGGTTCAGAATTGCGGCCCAGGCTGATCGCGGTGCGTTGCTTGTCCAGGCCGAACAGCAGGTCGCGCCGGCCGTCGGAATTGAAGTCGCCGCCAAAGTCGGGGTTGATGCCCACCAGCGAGATCCCGCTACGGTAGTCGGCGAGGTACTTGGCGCTGACGCTCAGATCGGGCTTTGCCGGATACAGGCCGTCGGCGCGGAACAGGTAGACGTTGTAGTCCACGTCAATGGCGCCGGTGAGCAGCGCCGAGGCGATCTCGAACAGCCCGATCTTGACGTAGGGCAGCACCAGATCGTCGCGGCCGTCGGCGTTGATGTCGATCACCTGGGCGTTGGAGGCCACGCCCTGCGACTCCAGGGCGAAGTCCGGCGATTGCGAGAAGCCGCCCTCAATCCCGCGGAACACCGCCAGGCTCGAGCGCATGTCCTTGAGCCCGCCGCCGTATTTGAGCACCACCGCGTCGGCCCGACCGTCGGCGTCGATCTGGGTGAGATTGACGCGCACCGCGGTGTTGTTCAGCTTTTGCTCCTGCTCGGTGAGCACGGCGAAACGCCGCTGGATCGACGGCTGCTGCGAGAACACAATCCCCTGCTCGCCGCGTTGGGCGTAGTGCACGCGCACGGTGTCGCGCTGGGTCAACGTCAAATCGCGCAACCCGTCGCCGTCAGCGTCGACCAGCGCAATCAGCGGAACCAGCAGGTGCGATTCGTAGCTGCCCCAGGCCCAGTTGTAGCTGTCCTGGCCCTGGGACACGTTGTCCGCGTGCAGCTCGAACTCGACAGCGCAGGCCCGTTCAAAGCCGCCATCGTCCGAGCGCTTGAACAGCACCAGCGAGTCGCGGGTCGGGATCAGCAGCGAATCGCGGCCCTCGCCGGTCCAATCGCGCGCGAAGTCCTGGAACGGCAGCGAGTCGTCGTCCGCGGCCAAAGCGAAAGTATCGATCCGCACCAGCTCGCGCGTCGGTCCGCCCAGGGCCGGCTGGGCAATCACCGAACGGCCGGTGAGGTACAGCAGTTCCTGCGCGCCGTCGCCGTCCACATCGGCCAGGTCGAAAAACGTAGCGCCCGGCGGCGGCGTGAGCTCGGCCAACGCCTCAGCCTGGGGATCGTCTCCGCGCAGCACGCGCAGTCCGATGCTCTGGTTGGGCCGCAGCCCCTGCATGTAGACCAGCAGCAGCTCGGGACCCTCGCGGCCGTCGAGCTGCGCCACCAGCAGCTCCTGCACCACGCCGGGCAATTCGATTTGCGCGGGCGCGAACCCGGCCCACGCCGGCGGGGCGATCAGCAGCGCGAACAGCAGCGCGGTCGCCAGGGCCTTGTTCATTAAGAGGTCCTCCAGTTCATCAGTTCGATGGCCGATTGCGCAGCGCTTTGCACGGCGACCCGCGAGGTGTCGATTTCCAGCGCGGCCAGCGAGCGATAGAGCTCCAGCCGCCCTGCAAGCACTTGCCGCACCTCGGCCTCCGCGTCTGCGACGCCGGTGAGGCTCGGCCGCGAACGTCGGGCAGCGCCGTGGATGCGGCCGGCCAAAATCTCCGGCGGCGCCAGCAGCAACAAATAGCGACCGAGGCGGCCCAGCAGTTCGCGGTTGGCCCCATCGAGCACAGCTCCGCCGCCCAAATCGATCACCGCGCCACGGCAGTCCTCCAGCCCGGCGATTACCAGCGATTCGAGGCGACGAAACTCGTCCCAGCCCTGCTCCGCTACGATGTGCGCGATATCCGTGCCGGCCAGGGTCTCGATACTTTGATCGGTGCTGATCAGCTCGCGGCTGCTAAGCCCGGCCGCCAAACGGCCTACACTGCTCTTGCCCGCGCCGCGCGGGCCGATCAGCAGCAGGCACGGATCATCGATCATCGCGGTTCTCGTCCAACAGCCGATCCACCAGCGCGGACATGCGCTCGATCGGCGGCTTCACGCCGGTTAAGAGTTCGAATTGTTGCAGCGCCTGGTGCAGGAACATCGCAGCCCCGTCCACAATGCGACAGCCTCGGGCGCGGGAAAGTTTCAGCAGTCGCGTGGCGCGCGGCCGGTAGACCGCGTCGAACACCACGGCCCCGGGGGCGATCAGCTCCGGGTCGATCGGTGCGGCGTCGACCAGCGGCCACATGCCCAGCGGCGTGCAGTTGCAGACCAACGCGGCTCGGCCCAATTCCTGCGCCGCGCTTTGCGACCCGAGGCGCCCCGGCTCGAGTTCGATGCTCAGTCGCCCGCCCAGATCGCGGCACAGCGCGGCCGCGGCCTCGTCCCGCCGAGCGAGCACCAGGGCCCGGCCCAAGCCCAGACGGTCGAGACTGACCAGACAGGCGCGCGCCGCGCCGCCCGCGCCGAGCACCGCGGCGCTGCGGCCCGCCAGCTCCTCGCGATAGGAGCCCAGGGCCGCGAGCAGTCCGGCCACGTCGGTGTTCCAGCCGCAAAGGCGGCCGTCGCGCTTGACGATCGTATTCAGCGCGCCGGCCAGCTTAACCAGCGGATCGAGCTCGTCCATGGATTCGATCAGCGCGGACTTGAGCGGGATCGTCACCGAGGCCCCGGCCACTTGCCGGTCCTGTAAATGGCCCAGCGCCTCGGCGGCGTTGGCCGCGCGCCGGGCCTGGTAGTCGTGATCCAGTCCGGTCCAGCCGAAAGCCGCCTTGTACAGCTTAGGCGAGATGCTGTGTTCAACCGGATCGCCGAGCAACAGGTAGAGCAATTACCTACCTCCGAATAAAAAACGGGGAACGAAGCATCATACTTCGTTCCCCGATCAGACTCGATAGCAAGGCGCGTTAGCGCCTGTCAATTAACAGCCAGGCTAGCAGCCGCAGCCGCCGCCCAGGTTGGACTTGTCAGAATCGTCGTCGTCGCCTGACGAATCGTCGTCATCGTCGTCATCGTCATCGTCGTCGGGGGGCAGCACGTTGATCTCGACCTGGTCGGGCACGCTCATCGCGGTGCCGTCGGTCACGATCAGCTCGAAGGTCAGCACGCCGACCTCGGTCGCCTCGAAGCTGGGCAGCTCGATTGTGGTGTTGTCGACTTCGGCGATCGGGCCGCCGGGCTGGCTCCAGATGAAGTTCAGCGGATCCTCGTCCGGATCGTAGCTTTCCGAGCCGTCGAGCTGGACCGTGTCGCCCACGTGCACTTCCTGATCTGCACCCGCGTCGGCCACCGGAACCAGATTCGGGCCGGTGTAACGCGCTACCGCCAGGTTCATGCCCACGGAGAAGCCGCGCTTGGAGTTGTAGAAGTCGACTCCGAGCAGCGGGTACTTGGCACGGAACGGATCGAGCTCCCAGTTCTCGCCGCCGTCCTCGGTGAACAGGATCACCGAGCAATAGCCCAGGCCCGCGCCGCCGCCGCCGACGATGAAGCCCTTATCTTCGTCGACGAAGAACAGGTCGCTGGCCGACCAGCCGCGGAAGCTTGGGATCTCGAGGGTCTGCGGTAGGGCGAACTGGTCCCAGTTCTCGCCGCCGTCGGATGTGTAATACAGGTAGTCGGTGGTCGCGGTTCCCTCGCGCGGCCAGGCCAGCGTCCAGGCGTGATCCGCGTCGGTCGAGTGGATCTTGCCGAAGCTGACGTTGGCGTTGGAGAGCACTACGTCCCAATTCAGACCGCCGTCGGTGGTGCGGTAGACCTTGCCGTCGACGCCCTTGCCGCGGCCGTTTTCGGCCTTGTAGTTCAGGCGGTAGATCGGGTCGCGCATGTACTGGATCATCTCGTACCAGGCCAGGGCCAGATCCTCGGGATCTTCGAGGTTGTAGCCCTTGTCCTCGGGCTCCTCAGGGTCGAGGTTGCCCGTGGCCGCGTAGCCGTTGAGCGCGTCGGAG comes from the Candidatus Alcyoniella australis genome and includes:
- a CDS encoding PKD domain-containing protein produces the protein MKRIQVLLFSAALCLMVATGAVAQEQGVWEIVYSSAMAGNSAMMYVAAPTAEDVYTAGLHQDSALSIVYAWDSHNGGTSWSPMYRISMDGSDPCSMMDMMSFMLATDFTDGDNGVIVGMGVPPSCKELGMPLCMACIFMLKAMIMHTSDGGQTFNEASLPGVNAIFKTLQTVDFPTATIGYAAGAPNYIVATYDAGLNWGELPIIGDDEEMGINDISFSDALNGYAATGNLDPEEPEDKGYNLEDPEDLALAWYEMIQYMRDPIYRLNYKAENGRGKGVDGKVYRTTDGGLNWDVVLSNANVSFGKIHSTDADHAWTLAWPREGTATTDYLYYTSDGGENWDQFALPQTLEIPSFRGWSASDLFFVDEDKGFIVGGGGAGLGYCSVILFTEDGGENWELDPFRAKYPLLGVDFYNSKRGFSVGMNLAVARYTGPNLVPVADAGADQEVHVGDTVQLDGSESYDPDEDPLNFIWSQPGGPIAEVDNTTIELPSFEATEVGVLTFELIVTDGTAMSVPDQVEINVLPPDDDDDDDDDDDSSGDDDDSDKSNLGGGCGC
- a CDS encoding VCBS repeat-containing protein — encoded protein: MNKALATALLFALLIAPPAWAGFAPAQIELPGVVQELLVAQLDGREGPELLLVYMQGLRPNQSIGLRVLRGDDPQAEALAELTPPPGATFFDLADVDGDGAQELLYLTGRSVIAQPALGGPTRELVRIDTFALAADDDSLPFQDFARDWTGEGRDSLLIPTRDSLVLFKRSDDGGFERACAVEFELHADNVSQGQDSYNWAWGSYESHLLVPLIALVDADGDGLRDLTLTQRDTVRVHYAQRGEQGIVFSQQPSIQRRFAVLTEQEQKLNNTAVRVNLTQIDADGRADAVVLKYGGGLKDMRSSLAVFRGIEGGFSQSPDFALESQGVASNAQVIDINADGRDDLVLPYVKIGLFEIASALLTGAIDVDYNVYLFRADGLYPAKPDLSVSAKYLADYRSGISLVGINPDFGGDFNSDGRRDLLFGLDKQRTAISLGRNSEPLFDDPDLTIEVEPSVRVLIRDFNGDGRDDLIYLYTFEPNLERVVKLFANDGQW
- a CDS encoding shikimate dehydrogenase, whose protein sequence is MLYLLLGDPVEHSISPKLYKAAFGWTGLDHDYQARRAANAAEALGHLQDRQVAGASVTIPLKSALIESMDELDPLVKLAGALNTIVKRDGRLCGWNTDVAGLLAALGSYREELAGRSAAVLGAGGAARACLVSLDRLGLGRALVLARRDEAAAALCRDLGGRLSIELEPGRLGSQSAAQELGRAALVCNCTPLGMWPLVDAAPIDPELIAPGAVVFDAVYRPRATRLLKLSRARGCRIVDGAAMFLHQALQQFELLTGVKPPIERMSALVDRLLDENRDDR
- a CDS encoding shikimate kinase is translated as MIDDPCLLLIGPRGAGKSSVGRLAAGLSSRELISTDQSIETLAGTDIAHIVAEQGWDEFRRLESLVIAGLEDCRGAVIDLGGGAVLDGANRELLGRLGRYLLLLAPPEILAGRIHGAARRSRPSLTGVADAEAEVRQVLAGRLELYRSLAALEIDTSRVAVQSAAQSAIELMNWRTS